A genomic region of Pseudomonas frederiksbergensis contains the following coding sequences:
- a CDS encoding sugar transferase, whose translation MLKRLFDVLASFFGLLLLSPIILIVAFQIRRKLGGPVLFRQVRPGLNGKPFEMVKFRTMKDAYDAKGVPLPDAERMTPFGAFLRSSSLDELPELWNVLKGEMSLVGPRPLLMEYLPLYSPEQFRRHEARPGVTGWAQINGRNALSWNEKFKLDVWYVDNQSLKLDIKIILLTLKKVVVREGISADGEVTMSKFTGNKP comes from the coding sequence ATGTTGAAACGGCTTTTTGATGTTCTGGCTTCTTTTTTTGGCCTGCTGTTGTTGTCTCCCATTATTTTGATTGTGGCTTTTCAAATACGCCGCAAACTCGGAGGGCCCGTTTTATTTCGTCAGGTGCGGCCAGGCCTTAACGGCAAGCCTTTTGAAATGGTTAAATTTCGCACGATGAAGGATGCTTATGACGCAAAAGGCGTACCTCTTCCAGATGCTGAGCGTATGACGCCATTTGGGGCTTTTTTGCGCTCCAGTAGTTTGGATGAGCTGCCTGAGTTGTGGAATGTTCTGAAGGGAGAGATGAGCCTTGTAGGGCCGCGCCCGCTGTTGATGGAATATCTCCCTCTTTACAGTCCAGAGCAATTTCGACGCCATGAAGCACGCCCAGGAGTGACAGGGTGGGCGCAAATCAATGGGCGTAATGCATTGAGTTGGAATGAAAAATTCAAGCTGGATGTCTGGTACGTTGATAATCAGTCTCTAAAACTGGATATAAAAATCATTCTATTGACCCTCAAGAAGGTTGTAGTTCGTGAAGGAATCAGCGCCGACGGGGAGGTCACTATGTCGAAATTCACCGGTAACAAGCCATGA
- a CDS encoding acetyltransferase — MKRLAILGAGGHGKVVADTAECCGWEHVDFFADGWPAQTTNGSWSVVGDTSLLIEQLSHYDGVVVAIGHNSIRKAKLDELARVGAPLVSLVHPAATVSRRASIGLGSVVFAGVVVNADAVIGPGAILNTGCSVDHDCVLGECVHVSPGARLAGGVRVGNLSWIGIGASVRQLIRIGAGVTVGAGAVAVSDVEDSVTVLGVPAKVFFRT; from the coding sequence ATGAAACGGTTGGCCATTCTCGGGGCGGGTGGGCACGGCAAGGTGGTCGCCGATACTGCTGAATGCTGTGGATGGGAGCATGTAGATTTTTTTGCAGACGGCTGGCCTGCGCAGACGACGAATGGCAGTTGGAGTGTCGTTGGAGACACTTCGTTGTTGATAGAGCAGCTTTCGCACTATGACGGGGTAGTCGTTGCAATAGGGCATAATTCAATTCGCAAAGCCAAGCTTGATGAGCTTGCGCGGGTAGGGGCTCCTCTGGTTTCGTTGGTTCATCCGGCAGCCACTGTCAGTCGACGAGCATCTATTGGCCTTGGGTCGGTAGTATTCGCAGGTGTAGTGGTGAATGCTGACGCGGTGATAGGTCCTGGGGCGATCCTGAATACCGGGTGCAGCGTCGATCACGATTGTGTGTTGGGTGAGTGCGTCCATGTCAGCCCCGGTGCTAGACTGGCGGGCGGTGTTCGGGTCGGCAATCTGAGTTGGATTGGCATTGGCGCTAGTGTCAGGCAATTGATTCGGATCGGCGCGGGCGTAACCGTCGGCGCGGGGGCCGTTGCGGTAAGTGATGTAGAAGACTCGGTGACGGTGCTTGGTGTTCCGGCAAAGGTGTTTTTCAGGACTTGA
- a CDS encoding DegT/DnrJ/EryC1/StrS family aminotransferase, translating to MLNTPFSPWPSFTVDEADAVRDVVLSNKVNYWTGQECREFEKEFAVWADTKHAIALANGTVALDLALQALGIGAGDEVIVTPRTFLASVSSIVNAGAIPVFAEVDPDSQNFTAETIRAVLTERTRALICVHLAGWPCDMDPIMSLAAEHDLKVIEDCAQAHGALYKGRPVGSIGHVGAWSFCQDKIMTTGGEGGMVTTNDRDLWLKMWSIKDHGKSWEAIYEREHAPGFRWLHESFGTNWRMLEVQAVIGRIQLRRMPQWQASRLEHAERIWSCARQLGGLRVPVIPEYCTHAAYKCYVFVEPQRLKAEWNRDRIISEITARGVPCYSGSCSEVYLEKAFDDTGWRPDVRFSVAQELGETSLMFLVHPTLTQSEMDKTCAVLGEVMQLAYQAHA from the coding sequence GTGTTGAATACACCATTTTCTCCTTGGCCCTCTTTCACTGTTGATGAGGCCGATGCGGTTCGCGATGTGGTTCTCTCCAATAAAGTCAACTATTGGACTGGGCAAGAGTGTCGGGAGTTTGAAAAGGAATTTGCTGTCTGGGCAGATACAAAGCATGCAATTGCCCTGGCCAACGGAACGGTCGCTCTGGACCTCGCATTGCAGGCGCTGGGAATTGGCGCTGGTGATGAGGTCATTGTGACTCCACGTACCTTCCTGGCCTCTGTATCGAGTATTGTCAATGCAGGTGCTATTCCCGTATTTGCCGAAGTTGATCCAGACTCCCAGAATTTCACTGCCGAGACCATCCGTGCGGTGCTGACTGAGCGTACTCGGGCGTTGATTTGCGTGCATCTCGCGGGATGGCCTTGCGACATGGACCCGATTATGTCGCTGGCGGCCGAGCACGATCTGAAGGTCATTGAAGATTGCGCCCAGGCACATGGCGCGCTCTATAAAGGACGCCCGGTAGGTTCCATTGGTCATGTCGGGGCTTGGTCATTCTGCCAGGACAAGATTATGACCACCGGCGGCGAAGGCGGCATGGTCACCACGAATGACCGAGACCTCTGGTTGAAGATGTGGTCTATCAAGGACCATGGCAAGAGCTGGGAAGCGATCTATGAACGTGAACATGCGCCAGGCTTTCGCTGGTTGCATGAAAGTTTTGGTACTAACTGGCGAATGCTGGAAGTGCAGGCGGTCATTGGGCGTATCCAATTGCGTCGAATGCCTCAGTGGCAAGCAAGTCGGCTTGAGCACGCGGAACGCATTTGGTCATGTGCTCGCCAACTGGGTGGGCTGCGTGTTCCAGTCATTCCGGAATACTGCACTCACGCGGCCTACAAGTGTTATGTCTTTGTTGAGCCACAGCGGCTGAAGGCTGAATGGAATCGTGATCGCATTATTTCGGAAATTACTGCCCGCGGTGTTCCGTGCTACTCCGGTTCTTGCTCCGAGGTCTACCTTGAGAAGGCCTTTGACGATACCGGTTGGAGGCCCGACGTTCGCTTCTCTGTGGCACAAGAACTCGGGGAAACAAGCTTGATGTTCCTTGTGCATCCGACGCTGACACAGTCAGAAATGGACAAGACCTGTGCGGTTCTTGGCGAAGTAATGCAATTGGCATATCAAGCACACGCTTGA
- a CDS encoding polysaccharide biosynthesis protein has translation MNKLRTLLLGLPRRHKRLIQILADVMLVWGALWLAFVVRLGLDEVVNPLTDHLWLFLATPVISVPLFIRFGMYRAVLRYFGNDALIAIVKAVSLSALILGVVVYWYSNHQNVVPRSIIFNYWWLSLIMVGGLRLAMRQYFLGDWFTAAQHVPFTNRDNGLPRVAIYGAGAAGNQLVAALRMGRVMRPVAFIDDDKSIVDRVISGLQVYKSKHIQRMIEATGAQEILLAIPSANRGRRREILGFLEGFPLHVRSVPGFMDLASGRVKVDDIQEVDIADLLGRDAVPAQGDLLEHCIKDQSVLVTGAGGSIGSELCRQILALQPTTLLLFEHSEFNLYSILSELEQRIARESLSVRLLPILGSVRNQDKLLDVMKTWHVDTVYHAAAYKHVPMVEHNIAEGVLNNVIGTLNTAQAALQAGVANFVLISTDKAVRPTNVMGSTKRLAELTLQALSRELAPVMFGDKTSVSRVNKTRFTMVRFGNVLGSSGSVIPLFHKQIKSGGPLTVTHPKITRYFMTIPEAAQLVIQAGSMGQGGDVFVLDMGEPVKIVELAEKMIHLSGLSVRSDKNPHGDIAIEFTGLRPGEKLYEELLIGDNVAATQHPMIMSANEDHLPWEALKGKLTELLSAVERDDYSRVRQLLRDTVSGYAPDGEIVDLIYRQRRLES, from the coding sequence ATGAATAAGTTGCGAACCTTGTTGTTGGGGCTGCCGCGCCGTCATAAAAGGCTGATTCAGATTCTTGCGGACGTCATGTTGGTTTGGGGCGCGCTGTGGTTGGCGTTTGTCGTACGCCTGGGTCTCGATGAGGTGGTCAATCCCCTTACAGATCATCTATGGCTTTTTTTGGCGACCCCCGTAATTTCCGTTCCTCTATTCATTCGTTTCGGCATGTACCGAGCAGTGCTGCGTTACTTCGGCAACGATGCCCTGATTGCGATTGTCAAGGCTGTCAGCCTTTCGGCGCTGATTCTCGGGGTGGTGGTGTACTGGTACAGCAACCATCAGAACGTCGTGCCTCGCTCGATTATTTTTAACTACTGGTGGTTAAGCCTGATCATGGTGGGCGGGCTGCGCCTGGCCATGCGCCAGTATTTTCTGGGCGACTGGTTTACCGCCGCGCAGCACGTTCCTTTCACCAATCGTGATAATGGGTTGCCCCGCGTTGCCATCTATGGGGCGGGTGCCGCCGGTAACCAGCTGGTTGCCGCCTTGCGCATGGGCCGGGTCATGCGCCCGGTAGCATTTATTGATGATGACAAGAGCATTGTCGATCGGGTGATTTCCGGTTTGCAGGTGTACAAGTCCAAGCACATTCAACGCATGATCGAGGCCACCGGCGCTCAGGAAATCCTGCTGGCGATTCCTTCGGCCAATCGCGGGCGTCGCCGTGAGATTCTGGGCTTCCTGGAAGGTTTTCCACTGCACGTTCGCAGTGTGCCCGGTTTCATGGACCTGGCCAGTGGCCGGGTCAAGGTGGATGACATTCAGGAAGTCGACATCGCGGACCTGCTTGGCCGCGATGCGGTGCCGGCGCAGGGCGATTTGCTCGAGCATTGCATTAAGGATCAGTCGGTTCTGGTCACGGGGGCGGGCGGTTCCATCGGTTCTGAGCTTTGTCGCCAGATCCTGGCGTTGCAGCCGACTACGCTGTTGTTGTTCGAGCACAGTGAGTTCAATCTTTACAGCATTCTGTCGGAACTTGAGCAGCGTATTGCCCGTGAGTCGCTATCGGTTCGCCTGTTGCCGATCCTCGGTTCAGTGCGCAACCAGGACAAGCTGCTGGATGTGATGAAAACCTGGCATGTGGATACGGTCTATCACGCAGCGGCTTACAAGCACGTGCCGATGGTCGAGCACAATATTGCCGAAGGTGTACTGAACAATGTGATTGGCACGCTGAATACCGCGCAGGCCGCCCTGCAGGCCGGTGTGGCAAACTTTGTGCTGATTTCGACCGACAAGGCTGTTCGCCCCACCAATGTCATGGGCAGTACCAAGCGGCTGGCGGAGCTGACGTTGCAGGCGTTGAGCCGGGAGCTGGCGCCGGTGATGTTTGGCGACAAGACCAGCGTGTCCCGGGTCAATAAAACCCGATTCACCATGGTGCGATTCGGCAATGTGCTTGGGTCTTCCGGTTCGGTGATTCCGCTGTTCCATAAGCAGATCAAGTCGGGCGGCCCGCTAACGGTCACGCATCCGAAGATCACCCGTTACTTCATGACCATCCCCGAGGCCGCCCAGTTGGTCATTCAGGCCGGTTCGATGGGGCAGGGCGGTGATGTGTTCGTGCTGGACATGGGTGAGCCGGTGAAGATTGTCGAGCTGGCCGAGAAGATGATTCACCTGTCGGGTTTGAGTGTCCGTTCGGACAAAAATCCTCACGGTGACATCGCGATCGAATTTACCGGGCTGCGCCCCGGTGAAAAGCTCTACGAAGAGTTGCTGATCGGTGACAACGTAGCAGCCACCCAGCACCCGATGATCATGAGCGCCAATGAAGACCACCTGCCCTGGGAAGCGCTCAAGGGCAAGCTGACGGAGTTGCTGTCAGCCGTTGAGCGGGATGATTATTCACGGGTCCGCCAACTCCTGCGTGACACTGTCAGTGGTTACGCCCCGGATGGTGAGATTGTCGATTTGATCTACCGTCAGCGTCGACTGGAATCGTGA
- a CDS encoding MraY family glycosyltransferase, translating into MSLWLSLPVVVGVSLVLTGALRRYALRGSLMDIPNARSSHSRPTPRSGGVAIVLSFLAVLPVLGWFGVVSWELVWTLLGAGGGIAIIGFVDDHSHIAVRWRLLGHFAGAVWVLCWFNGMPPLNIFGISLNLGWLGNVLAAMYLVWMLNLYNFMDGIDGIAGIEAVSVCLGACLVYWISGNESLIWAPLLLAMSVLGFLYWNFPPARIFMGDAGSGFLGMVLGVFSLQAAWHSTSLLWVWLILIGVFVVDATFTLIRRFLQGARIYEAHRSHAYQCASRQLGTHSIVTLAVLVINVFWLLPVALYVELLGLDGLIGLVIAYVPLVILAVKFRAGELESHARI; encoded by the coding sequence ATGAGTCTCTGGTTGTCGTTGCCAGTTGTAGTGGGTGTTTCCCTGGTCTTGACCGGCGCCCTGCGTCGTTATGCGCTGCGCGGCAGTCTGATGGACATCCCGAATGCTCGTAGCTCGCATTCGAGGCCTACACCTCGCAGTGGTGGCGTAGCCATTGTTTTGAGTTTTCTTGCGGTACTGCCCGTTCTTGGCTGGTTTGGTGTTGTGAGCTGGGAGCTTGTCTGGACTTTGCTGGGGGCGGGTGGCGGTATCGCGATAATAGGTTTTGTCGATGACCATAGTCATATAGCTGTTCGCTGGCGCTTGCTTGGGCATTTTGCAGGCGCTGTCTGGGTTCTCTGCTGGTTCAATGGAATGCCGCCGCTGAATATATTCGGTATTTCACTGAATCTGGGGTGGTTGGGGAACGTATTAGCAGCGATGTACCTGGTATGGATGCTGAACTTGTACAACTTCATGGACGGCATCGATGGGATTGCCGGTATCGAAGCTGTGTCGGTTTGCCTTGGCGCCTGCCTGGTTTACTGGATTTCCGGAAACGAGTCTCTAATATGGGCTCCGCTGCTGCTGGCAATGTCAGTTTTGGGCTTTCTGTACTGGAATTTTCCGCCTGCGCGGATTTTCATGGGCGATGCAGGAAGTGGTTTTCTAGGCATGGTATTAGGCGTATTTTCGCTTCAGGCGGCTTGGCACAGCACGAGTCTGTTATGGGTGTGGTTGATTCTGATCGGGGTTTTCGTCGTGGATGCGACGTTTACGTTGATAAGGCGATTTTTGCAGGGTGCGAGGATCTATGAAGCGCACCGCAGTCATGCGTACCAGTGCGCATCACGTCAATTGGGTACGCATTCGATCGTTACATTGGCAGTGTTGGTGATTAATGTCTTTTGGTTATTACCGGTTGCTTTGTATGTTGAGTTGCTGGGTCTGGATGGTTTGATCGGTTTGGTTATAGCGTATGTTCCCTTGGTGATTTTAGCGGTGAAGTTTCGTGCTGGAGAGCTGGAGAGTCACGCACGAATTTAA